The Lytechinus pictus isolate F3 Inbred chromosome 10, Lp3.0, whole genome shotgun sequence genome includes a window with the following:
- the LOC129270161 gene encoding fibropellin-3-like: MVMNGFKSNHLGAIVGRRSLVIIIILSLSVHDAIAQEACTSNPCSGLGFCYERPGRTPNFACQCFNTNRMGFDCMEVGSFNAANRCFGYPSSTCQLTFFSSPAFPNNYPNGFSQMYQLYIQTATSIRLSFQVTFSIDVDDKLYVGIGLTVPTSFQPVDGILHQFSGSVVPNAFSLNTDTVWMLFRSDATGSANGWQLQWTATTDPCGWGPCLNGGTCTPNFQSNTFTCSCTPCYNGNRCEIDGGDCALSHVP; the protein is encoded by the exons ATGGTGATGAACGGATTTAAATCAAATCATCTTGGAGCCATCGTAGGGAGACGATCTTTggtaattattatcatcctgTCATTGTCAGTGCATGATGCGATAGCCCAAGAAG CGTGTACTTCCAATCCCTGCAGTGGATTGGGGTTCTGCTACGAAAGACCGGGAAGGACTCCTAACTTCGCTTGTCAATGTTTTAATACTAATAGAATGGGATTCGACTGCATGGAAGTAG GTTCTTTCAATGCCGCAAACAGATGTTTTGGGTACCCTTCATCCACCTGTCAGCTCACATTCTTTTCCTCCCCTGCCTTCCCCAACAACTACCCCAATGGCTTCTCCCAAATGTACCAGCTCTACATCCAAACCGCGACGTCGATCAGGTTGTCATTCCAGGTCACCTTCAGCATCGACGTCGATGACAAGCTTTACGTCGGGATCGGACTCACTGTTCCCACGAGTTTCCAACCCGTCGATGGCATCTTGCATCAGTTCAGTGGGAGTGTGGTGCCCAATGCGTTCAGTTTGAACACTGATACGGTCTGGATGCTTTTCAGGTCGGATGCTACAGGTTCTGCCAATGGATGGCAGCTACAGTGGACAGCAA CAACTGATCCATGTGGATGGGGTCCTTGTCTGAATGGAGGGACCTGTACCCCTAACTTCCAGTCAAACACCTTCACTTGTAGCTGTACTCCGTGCTACAATGGTAACAGATGCGAGATAG ATGGTGGAGACTGTGCACTTTCTCATGTACCATAA
- the LOC129269836 gene encoding protein PERCC1-like has protein sequence MAMMNYQMASAYPHSMQNYMDYPMHNPHIHTPLMHPIQNHHFHHPPQINNQSSMHFSQDEYYVEDSDDESNFTSEDYEDDRMSDELSEREPSAVDQLLDFAETASSDIQKFFGKKRVLDEPELIADCNKKVRLSGRELYYADLLRVAQQGDSADPCKDTSEPNRIVRYGDDESSPDLTATLSPKSIDSNGLGPLEELFNYAERNMCYSSTMLPMYGYSAQNSSWMPPTDNANDSTLGGKLSVTPWRKRAMPKSFFTEPAPSSASRVEVDQRFVGLGLPLDSVCAGSVASSNHHEAPDFSDLIATMESDDDHGLPRVTPVHG, from the coding sequence ATGGCAATGATGAATTATCAGATGGCCTCGGCCTATCCACACTCAATGCAGAACTACATGGATTACCCCATGCACAACCCACACATTCACACCCCACTCATGCATCCAATCCAAAACCACCACTTTCACCATCCTCCTCAAATCAACAATCAATCCAGTATGCATTTTAGTCAGGATGAATACTATGTTGAGGATAGCGACGACGAATCGAACTTCACTTCGGAAGACTACGAAGATGACCGAATGAGTGATGAGCTCTCCGAGAGGGAGCCGAGCGCCGTCGATCAGTTGTTGGATTTCGCAGAGACGGCAAGTTCAGACATTCAGAAGTTTTTCGGCAAGAAGCGGGTTTTGGACGAACCGGAATTGATTGCGGATTGCAACAAGAAGGTTCGGTTATCAGGACGTGAATTGTACTACGCTGATTTGCTCAGAGTTGCTCAACAAGGCGATTCAGCCGACCCTTGTAAAGACACATCCGAACCGAACCGAATCGTGCGGTACGGAGATGACGAAAGCAGTCCGGATTTAACGGCAACCCTTTCTCCCAAATCAATCGATAGTAATGGTTTGGGTCCCTTGGAAGAACTGTTCAACTACGCAGAAAGGAATATGTGTTACAGTAGTACTATGCTTCCAATGTATGGCTATTCTGCTCAAAACAGTTCATGGATGCCGCCGACAGACAACGCAAACGATTCAACTTTAGGCGGGAAACTTTCCGTTACTCCGTGGCGAAAGCGCGCCATGCCGAAAAGTTTCTTCACCGAGCCCGCGCCATCGTCAGCTTCGCGTGTCGAGGTCGATCAGCGATTCGTAGGGTTGGGCTTACCACTGGACTCGGTGTGTGCTGGATCGGTTGCTAGTAGCAACCACCACGAGGCTCCTGATTTTAGTGATTTAATCGCGACCATGGAGTCCGACGATGATCACGGCTTGCCGAGGGTTACGCCAGTCCATGGCTAA